From one Drosophila subpulchrella strain 33 F10 #4 breed RU33 unplaced genomic scaffold, RU_Dsub_v1.1 Primary Assembly Seq12, whole genome shotgun sequence genomic stretch:
- the LOC119558632 gene encoding S-phase kinase-associated protein 1-like — MPVIKLQSSDGEIFDTDSETAKCSSTIKTLLEDCALEAENDPLIPLPNVNSTILKKVLIWAKHHKGDNEEEAEGEASRPMVDISAWDAEFLAMDQGTLFELILAANYLDIRNLLNAACMTVANMIKGHTAEEIRQTFHIANDFSPSEEDLRPAGTEVPEEDEITEYGDL; from the coding sequence ATGCCAGTCATCAAGTTGCAGTCCTCCGATGGCGAAATTTTCGACACCGATTCCGAGACTGCGAAATGTTCGAGCACCATTAAAACCCTGCTGGAGGATTGTGCACTGGAGGCGGAGAATGACCCACTTATTCCGCTGCCCAATGTGAATTCGACGATTCTGAAAAAGGTTCTCATTTGGGCCAAGCACCATAAGGGCGATAATGAGGAGGAAGCTGAGGGGGAGGCGTCCCGGCCAATGGTGGATATCAGTGCCTGGGATGCCGAGTTCCTGGCCATGGATCAGGGCACTCTCTTCGAGCTCATCCTGGCGGCCAACTACTTGGATATCAGGAATCTCCTTAATGCCGCCTGCATGACGGTGGCCAATATGATAAAGGGCCACACGGCGGAGGAGATTCGCCAGACCTTTCACATTGCCAACGATTTTTCGCCCTCGGAAGAGGATTTACGGCCCGCGGGGACCGAAGTTCCGGAGGAGGATGAGATAACCGAGTATGGCGATTTATAA